GCAGcacccaattttatgagcccactaccagacatacttgacatgcgaaggtgcaacatcgggaatgtCAAATTTCTTGATATTAACGAGGGGGTCTTTCtatcattctaacatgcatagaaaacaaaaagcataacaatcacagaaaaacatatattgtgaaataatatggctccttcatggatgttcttccaggtcggctccgactccgatgaccatctaggaactacatcttgtttgtcacgccgggacgccaagccaccaacctgatctctttatccaactactacaactaggaatgaattttacatagagtcacaagtcgacacgcatgtCGTTATACAATATGATgatagcactttggctcctgccggctgacaaacatgacacgcaggccatgtataatttacacacatgcattaCATACACAtaccatactattcacatcaaaccctacaaaataaagttatgcatagaatcgcattctaccggtttgagtgatcgtgtacgaaatacaaggcgctacacaCGCAGCGCCCCTCACGGGTGTGGGCAGCGCCCGACATTTTCAGAAATCAAAGATCACATCTGAACTTCGATCACGCCAAATTTTCcgatctgaccgatcttatcgatcatcgcgagcccaattcggatttacgtttcattGTTAACCCCGATGGCAGATACCGACcagtaggggtaggttgtgtcacgacctcatcaactccaatcatcagaaaacatagccacatcgattcccatgtgcagttgatctcatcaaccatgcCCACAACCGATCTCATCAACGACAACATAtatcatctgccgcctccacatatctaatatgcatacaatTCGAATTCAAATCCCATAGCAGACACTCTGATATCActgttgggttctatggtagggtgcgtcgactgcaaataaaatttttcctacgcgcATAACAACCAAGAATATGCTAcgagagatggatcacagatcattaccactagacgcgttgtgccgtgcagcggaagaagagttggggcagcgtgtctcctcctcgtccgatctccctcaaaCAGCCGGTCGTTGGTTCCCACATACAgattcgccggagcggcgcaagtgcaccgcttctaacggtatccgcgcgtgtaggaggaacatcgtgcggcggactgctaggtccgatcacacagtcggcggtcgAGTGGAgatggctattcgcaacacatgcaaaccctaatgacagcgccgaagcgatcattcgcatgagtgtgccgcaccctcACTTTATATAGGCGCCCttcgtgggctcaacacttgggcctcacacggaccctaaagcccataagtctattCAGCCGGAATCCGaacacagctcggatcacatccgaccagtgtcctcagattcgacctcgtaggttccttcccttaagcgcatgaccccttaggttcaagccgacttggtcgcagtttggatcaccttcgaactgcacggttggtagcggcccctagcaaggcatgccgaacaccaagcagactatgaagttggttaggcgaacctatacatcatacttccattccttttgccacacgatatatgttgtcgggcttaaggtgagtctgtcatccttgtgctagcccaacctctttccattccagtgatgccgaccacaaaccatattatctcataatccttatcgcatggccatgcttatcctggtcggatcacacgaggggcccagagtatatctctcataatcggaggggcaaatcccatcttactcgaccatgtctcgcagcatgggtctggacaagccaaaaacctacctttgtaactatccAGTTATGGAGTAgcatttggttggcccaaagcaagtctgtcaccatcccgagtacatgcgcgaGCTCGGGTCtcaggacatagaacgtatgttgtactagagactcacagatgacatatcgctgcgtctcatagttggctctatctgactcggaccttatctcaacccggatccgactacgtcgaatctgaccagatccttccgagtccatattatccagttagtatccaatgctccatggttagtgagaccaagccatcgaccgtgtcatatgctagtctagtcggctgcgcgtccacacaaccctttcgactagggatctTTTAGGACAgttatcatacaatgcatagtcccacaaacaagtcacgtacttactgatacacatcattgataatgtccaaggactatctttattcataaacacataggaaatatcatcatacatgattgcctctagaaCATATATCTTCAACAAGGTCTGTgtaaccttagctcaaggagaatacgataaggactgtgtgtcctttgatTTAAATACCAAGCCagtccaaccagacatacaactgtcacagcagttggaatggtctaccaaatcactatcTTCACCGAGCTACcagttctatttcctcaatcctttcAATTCCTCATTGATGAAATCGATCATTACTgtgtgaagactttgactgaagagtttctcaatttcctcaacccAAATTCTCCAGTCACCTTGTCTTCCGCTTGCTTATCCTGTTCACATGCTACTTgtgctctgtgtatgtttcatctcatcatgatgactatgccacTGCCATGTTATGCATGCACGTGAGTACTTTATCCGCTGCTTGTATTTCGtcacttagcaaattcctcaagtAGTAATTCctatcgcctattcacccctctctagtcgatataacgcacttttaggAACCTACTCCGGAAGATCGAAATCCAGACTGTCCGAAGTGTTGCTCCGGAACTTTCGATGCTACTTTCAGAATGGAAGCAAGACTTATAAGTCCACCTCACTTATTTAGTGTCGGCGATTGCTCCTTGCCTTGCATCCGCACTCGTCAAATCTTTGCCTAGCCGTTACGGGGACCCATGGCCGGTAATCATTTTTCgtctaattaatctaattaatagCCAACGTgacccccacccccccacccccaccaccaccacacacacacatacaaacaAACAAAGCCCATTTGATACTCGAGAGCAAAACTACAAAGCAAGCCATGTGCTTAAAAACCCGCTTAGCTTGGCACCTATATTGTAGAAGTAAGCAATGATACTTATACAAAACTTGATATATTTTTCAAATACCTACTTAAACaacttgcattgcattgcattgtaGTAGTACAAGCCATCGGTAAATCCAAACCACGAGTCACCATCGACCTCAAGCACCACATGAAAACGCACAATTTTTTCTCGATAATAACATCTCAAACGCAAATTGAAAAATCAAACCCAGTGGCTGCAGCGGCAGCAGTGGCCATGGACGAGAGGCTCccccagccgtcgccgccgccgccgccgcaattcCAGCTCGGGAACCCCATGTCCGCTCCGGCGTCGCCCTACTCCGCGCTCCACCCTCTCCTCCTCCCGTCCACTAACCCGCACCTCCTCCTCAAGCCCAAGACGCTGACcctctcgctctcctcctcctccctcgcctccatgccctcctcctcctccccgcccgcCCCCGCCTCCGACGCATGGGAACTCGTCCACCCaaccgtccccgtcgccgccgcctcccccatcGACGGCGGCCTCGACGACTGCGCCATCTTCCCACCGCGCCTCCACGAGGGCCTGGGCCTCGAGGCGGAGGCCGAGGAGGCCGCGACCaaggaagagaaggaggaggagactgatgacgaggaggagtggctgtgggggtgggggaggtgccgcgcggcggcgaggcgcgcgtGGGCGGCCGGGTCAGGGGCCGTGCTCGTGCACGGAGAGTGCGGATGTCCCGGGGTGAGGCCGGCCGTCTggtcggccgcggcggcggccgttGTGGTTGGCGCTCTGTTCTACGTGCGCCGGCGAGACAGGAGGGAGAGGGACCTCCTCGTCCTGCTCTCGCAGGAGAAGGATAAGGTTTGTGGATCTCGACAACCATTGGTCATGATGTGAATGTCATCTCTGTGTTTGGCACATCTTGAACTTAAGCTGAATTCATTGATTGGACCCAAGATATCTAATTGGCATCTATCATCATTAGTATTGCTGACATTCAAACAATTGATAATTTGGGAAGCCTTGATGTATGGATGAACCTTTGAGAAGCCGTTTCTATATTTGTTCTTACAATTGATATTTGTTCTTACAACGGTTGATGTTGGGGATCACTGGGAGATGAACAGATATCCTTTATTCACTCCATTTGAGTGTATTTAGACAATTGGTGTGTCAGTCATGGATGATTAGAGGTCTTGCTTTTGGGGCTGGTTCAGGGAAGCATATGGTGTAGAAGACTTTGTATCCTTCGTTTAGGTAGTGTTTTTGCCATGTTTCACAGGTTCCAAATAAACTGTACATCTCCATCTTAGCATTTATCTTGttataattgatgtgtacctttgtCATAGCCTTCTGTCTAAACATACTCTACCAAACAACTGTCTGTATTTCTCTCATCTACGGTTGCTACTGTTGAGTCTTGTGAATAAGGTAGAAATGCATTTGGCAGATTGGCACTACTACACATATGATCGTTTTTCGAtgcccccctcattatattcttaTTCTTTCTTGTTGCAGAGGATAGCGCAACTGCTGCATCAAATTGCTTTACTGAGTGACATCAGAGGCGGCAGCGAAGCAGTTAAAATTATGAGGAACTCTTAACCGTTGCTTCACTGTAGATGAGGTTTGGTTGTAATACTGTGTAGCACTTTGGTTAGGTAGTTGCAGCATGTTTTCATCCGGAAGTGCTCCAGGACCGTGTACCTTGATCGAGTAATTATAGCTCAGTGCAATTGGAGAACTGCAAAATATCAGctctggacccccccccccccccctgttttTAAGATTTGTAAATAGATGAGTGATAGCATTATCAGTTATAAATTTGTGGAAAAGATGTTCAAATTATTATGCTGGACCCAGATCGTATATATGAATAATTTATATTTTCAATTATTATCTTGATGGATCTGCTGAACCTTGAATTTAACGAGTACAGTTATCTTTGATCTTAATGAGTACAGTTTAAGCGATCATAAATGAACCTCTCCAGTGATTCATATGACCAGGCCACTCATTTTTGGAGGGAACAGATTGATACTGGTTATATGGGAGAAGAAAATGAAAACAAAGAACAGATATACACTTCGCTGCTTCTTTGTTTCATTACCTTTTAAACGGCAGGAGCTTCGAATTTGAAAGTTTACACACAGTTTGGAACATTTCCACGTACAAAAACAATGGTCGAAGTTGCACCATCTTGCATATATCTGATGTTTGTGTAACTGGAGAATTGCAAACATCAGCTCTGGAAACCCCCCTTTGTTGTTAAGATTTGTAAATAGATGAGTGATAACATTATCAgttataaatttgttgaaaaattgtTAAATTAATGCTGGACTCAGGTCCTACATATGAATAATTTCTGTTTTCAAATATGAACTTGATAGATCTGCTGAACCTTAAATTTAACTTGAGTACCATGGTGATTTTCTTTGATCTTAACTACAGTTTAACCGAACATAAATGATACTGACCAGTGATTCATATGTCCAGGCCGCTCATTTTCGAAGCTAAGAACCCCAGTGTTCATGAACGGAACAGATTGATACTGGTTATGTACTGGAGAAGAAATGAAAATAAAGAACAGATGTACGCCTCGCTGCTTCCTTGTTCATTCCCTTATAAACATCAGGACCTTCAAATTTGTAAATTTACACACAGTTTCGAAAGATGCTGTGCACTGTTGTTCATGCAATAAGCAGAGATGTAATCGGCTGTTCATAAGCAAGAAATGTCTAATTGTTATTACAAAAACCAAGTAAGAAATGGCTTCCTTGAGGGCTCGAATCAGTGGGAACTACCATGCACGGACCAATTCACCATTCTCTCAGACATGCCATCATTCAGAAAAGAGCTCAGCTCTTTGCCTCCTTAACACGTGGTACTAACAAATGCTTTTGCACAAAAAGAATTCTAGACGCAGTCAAGAGATCTGCAGAAAATCCACTCGTAGCAGCGCAGCAAGATTCACATCCAGCAGAACCAAGGAATCAACAAACGAGCAAGAGAACACATGTCCGTCTACTTTATACAGGGCGATCTAGCATCCTTTGGGAATGTTTTGACAGCACGGCGATCACACGGGGACTCGTCTGCCTCTGAACCGGGTGAGCAACTGCGAAATTCGAGTAGGAAACATCAGTAAGAACTAAGAACAATGGGGACTGAGATGTAATCATATGGTTCATCAATCTCCATATAAACAATCTCTTGCAGAAAAAATCTCCATATAAATAAAGTTGCGACCAAATTAGGTCGGGCTTAAGGAAAATTCAGGCAGAAAGCAATAGCAAAGCCGCAAAGAACAAATACATTATCTTACCGAAGTCACGTAAGGGTGCTGGAAAATCCAGCCGACGGTGGGGTTCTTTTGCAGGTAAACAGCAGCAGTAGGCCAGAAGCCGCTGTGAGGAAATTCAGTAGCAGTCAGATACAATGCCCAAAGGTTTCTACCATTTGTTAATGCACACTGAAAACCAGACATCAGATGACCATATAAATGCACAACACAGGATTTACAAACCTGAACAGCACGGCAAAGCCATACGATTCCGCCATCATTCCGAAGACAGGCCAACCAATGAGGACGAGGAAAAGTCCGATCCCAAAAGCAATCGAACCCTGCACATTCAGGTGAATCTTGTCAGCTCACAACTGAACTTGAACTGAACAGTTTGTATATATGACTGAGCTTGCTTTGTTACGTGTATATGACCTTGTGATTCTTAGGCTTGGTGAAGAACTGTACGGTTGACTTCAGCCCAATGGTTAGTGAAACACCAGACACGAAGAGAATCTGACAACAGGAAATGCATGATAGTAATTAGAAAGGAATAGGTTGCAGTGAAGTATAAGTAAACCAGGAGGAAGATTCTTACATTCCCCATTGCCAAGAACCCCTTGTCAAACAGCATGAGGATCCCAAGAAACGAGAAGAGAACTCCAAACCCAGTCAAGCCCAGCCCAATCTCTGTTGGAAAATGTGAAACAACTTGAGGAAGAGTTCGGAGGTGCATTACAAGACAAGTGCCACTTGATTAAATAAGACGCCCCAAAAAAACAGTCATACGTACTTAGAAACTACTTGTAGTTTGAGCAAGAGTTCAGAGGTACAGCCATACAGGTGCATTGTAGAAGACATGAATTGAAAGTGTCACTTAGACAGCCGATTTCAGTAATATTAAGCATTTAGCATCTATTAGATGGTGCCTCCTGATTATATCTTCCTGACAATTTGTTCAACAACGAATGACCAAACAGGAAAACACCTAACAGCACTGATGGTCCTTATTCTGAACATGCACGTAAGCCCAAGTTAATTTTGTCAACATCTGTCAGACAAACATTAGAAATCACACTGTTCTAATCCTACGCAGAGGCAATGATAGAAGAATAGTCTGCCACATTTAAATAGTGGACCAAAAACATTTATGCAACCGCATCACGATCATACCAACGGCACTAAACAAACCCTGAGACAAGACATTGCTGAATTTGGGCGAGATTCAACACACTAAACCAATACTGTTAACTAGCACAATGAACCCATCGGACTGTAAAATTCAGCGTAGAAGAATTTGTACACCAACTATTATATTTAGCATTTAGCAACTATTAGATGCTGCCTCCTGATTATAACTTCCAGAAAATGTGTACACCAACCAATGACCAAGCAGTAAAACACTGAATAGCATGAGTGGTTCATATTCTGAACAGATGTCATACTCGTAACCGTTAGTTGATTTTCTACACATGTGTCTGCCAAACATGAAACATTAGAAATCACACTGTTGTAATCCTACACAGAGGCAATGATAGAAGAATAGTTTGCCACACTTAAACAGTGGACCAAAAGCATTAACGCAACGACATCATACCAACGGCGAATAATTCACACTAAGCAAACCCTGAGACAGAACATCGCTGAATTTGGGCGAGATTCTACACACCAAACCAATACTGTTAACCTGCATAGTGAGTCCATTGGATTGTAAAATACGGAGCAGAATTCATAGCAACCAAGACGCGAAAGGATCAATCGTAGTCTCTGAAAACGAAACAACCATCTGAATCTCCTACGGGTTTCGACACCAGAGCGGCAGACGGGGCCAAATGTGAGACGAATAATTTACAGGGCGCGAGAGAGCAAACGCCTCCCAATCTCGCAACGAACGACACATGAATCGCGctaggaggagagagggagaggagggcggctgtgaagtCACGTACTCTTGCGGTCGTTGATGTCGAAGGAAACCATCGCGTCCGTCCTCCGCCACACGCGCGCGGCGCGAGCAGCGACCGCCTGCAACATCAACGAAACACGGAGCCATGTTAGGATCGAGGTGCAGGCGCCCGGACTTCACGAAGCAATTAATACGCCGAAATCAACGCCGACTGGAAATCAAATCCACAACGCAATGCGACGAAATCGACCAAAACAATTCGCACCGATAAACCTCGGGAAAACACAAACGAACTGGGGGAGAGGGGATCGATCGAAGGGTCTCGCGCGCACTCCCGCGGGCGACCAGGGGCAGGGGGGACGAACGCGCACGCACCTCTCTCGAACTCCCGGAAGACCGCGGCGCTAAGGGCGAGCCGGTGGAGACGGCGAACTGGAGGAACTCGAGAGGGAGGGGAGCGAGTGGCGAGAGACGAGAGCGGAGGAGGAAGGGGCGAGTCGGTTCGGGCCGGGGGTTCGAATGGACGGAGCGGTTCTCGCAGAGAAGACGCCTGCCTTCTCCGtccgttcttatattatgggatcgGACGCGAGCCGGCGCCGTCGGATCGGTCTGCGCGTGCGACAGAGGCTGCGATCGGACGGCCACGGCCGGTTCAAGACGGCCGTTGGGTTCGTGCGGCGCTGAGCAGAGGAGGGCCGCGGTGGCTGGGTGCGCGTGCCGGGCTGGAtttgcttgcccttgaagcaacACGCGTCTCTTCGGCTCGAGGGTTTAGGGCGATGAGGCCATCCGGCCAATGGTGACCGTACACGTGGAGTGACTCACAAGATTAAAGAATGCTAGTTTGAACTAGTAGACGTTCATTTGGCTAGAGTAAACGTCGTGTGGAATTTCTCTTAGTTTCATTTTATTTTAATCTTGGTTTTTTTATGAAGGTCATCATGGATAGCTTTATTAAGATGAAAAAGCGGATACATTGTCTACAAGTGGTCACCATAGTCCTCATCAATCCCCGAGGGTCCCACAAGCCCTGGGGCGCGCCTCCTCGAGGCGCGCCCCTACAGCTTGCGGcctcctcgtgggtcttctggcctcttctccaagtctcatgggtttcttctggtccaagaaaaatgaccgaaagttttatttcgtttcgactctgtttgatattccttttctgtagaagttaaaaacaaggaaaaacagaaactagcactgagCTCTATGCTAATAAGTTaatcacaaaaataatataaaatagcatattaatgcatataaaacatccaaaacagataatataataacatggaacaataaaaaaattataaatatgttggagacgtatcaaagtggGATGGCCATTTTTGTGCTGGCACACGCTGTGTGCCATGCCATGAGTGTGAACTAGATGATACCCCCACGTTGATGCAGAAA
The window above is part of the Triticum aestivum cultivar Chinese Spring chromosome 2A, IWGSC CS RefSeq v2.1, whole genome shotgun sequence genome. Proteins encoded here:
- the LOC123188074 gene encoding vesicle transport protein GOT1; protein product: MVSFDINDRKKIGLGLTGFGVLFSFLGILMLFDKGFLAMGNILFVSGVSLTIGLKSTVQFFTKPKNHKGSIAFGIGLFLVLIGWPVFGMMAESYGFAVLFSGFWPTAAVYLQKNPTVGWIFQHPYVTSLLTRFRGRRVPV
- the LOC123188073 gene encoding uncharacterized protein yields the protein MDERLPQPSPPPPPQFQLGNPMSAPASPYSALHPLLLPSTNPHLLLKPKTLTLSLSSSSLASMPSSSSPPAPASDAWELVHPTVPVAAASPIDGGLDDCAIFPPRLHEGLGLEAEAEEAATKEEKEEETDDEEEWLWGWGRCRAAARRAWAAGSGAVLVHGECGCPGVRPAVWSAAAAAVVVGALFYVRRRDRRERDLLVLLSQEKDKRIAQLLHQIALLSDIRGGSEAVKIMRNS